The Prevotella melaninogenica nucleotide sequence CTTTATCTCGCTTTTTAGCTTGATATAGTCTGCTACATCTTTGTTATTGAGACAAATAAGGTTCCTCCGAGATATGGAGTGATAAGCTAAAGCTATCATATAATACGGCATGCAGAGCAATTCTAAGTTTACAGTCAGAAACTTAGAGTTGCTCTGTTTTTTATCTCTTAAACTGAAATCGGTCTATTGTGGTCTAATAAACGAGTGGGATTAAAGTGCTAAACGTAAAGACAAAACCTATTCATTCAAACTCCGGATGAATCCTATTTTGTTCGATTTTTTCACATACTGATTTTTTAAAGATCACCAAATGGCTTGCAAATAACGCCTAATTGGCTTGCAAAAGGTGCCCTTTTAAAGTCTTACTAACGCTCTTTTGGAGTCCAATTAAGCACCTTTTGAAAGCCTACTTCGCAACTACTTGATAACAAAATAGTTACAGTAGCGTTAAATTGACTCACTTTTAAGCTATTTCCTTACCTTTTCTTTAAAGATTTTGTCAATATATTTCTTTGTTTTTGAGGGGTAAATTTCACACAGAGGAACGGAGTTGAAGGAGGTTTTTTCTACCTTGATATAGACTGATATGCCTGTTGTACGGGCAAATATCATGTGCAACAATAAAATAAGAGAGGGGTAGAAGCTAATGAATAATATGAATGAATATGGCTGTGTAGGTTTCTTCCTACCGAATTGGCATGAATGACGATAAAAAAGAAAGGTGTCCAGAATCCTCTGAACACCTTAATTATTTGTCTTTTGTTTGTCTTATTCAATCAGACAAAGCTATGATTAGCCCTGTTGAACAGGAATCTTCTTAACACGACGCTCGTGTCTGCCACCCTCGAAGCTTGCTTTGAAGAACGCATCGAGAATCTTTTCTGCTGTCTTATTATCGATAAATCTGCCAGGAAGTACAGCAACATTTGCATCATTATGTTGACGAGTCAACTCTGCAACGTCCTTGTTCCATACCAAACCTGCGCGTACACCTTGGTGCTTGTTAAGTGCAATTGCCATACCCTCACCGCTACCACAGATAGCGATACCAGGATAAACTTCACCACTCTCAATGGCTTCAGCCAATGGGTGAGCATAGTCAGGATAGTCGCAACTTAAATCGCTATTACAGCCAAAGTCCTTATATGCATACTTGTGCTCTTCCAAATACTGGATAACGAACTGCTTTAATGGATAGCCCGCGTGGTCGCAGGCAACTCCTACTGTCTTAATTTCCATAAGCTGTTTAGGTTTTTATGAGCCTCCGCCTTCGGTGATGAACTTAGAGACTCAGGTTAAACGTTTATGCTAAAAATGCTTTTACTTGCTTATATACATTCTCTGGAGTGAAGCCTAACTTCTCATCCAAGACTGTGTAAGGTGCTGAGAAACCGAAGCTGTTAAGACCGAATACCTTTCCATTGGCACCAACTAAGCCCTCGATAGTCACTGGCAAACCTGCTGTTAGACCGAAAATCTTAGCTTCTCTTGGCAGAATCTGCTCCTGATACTCCTTACTCTGACGGCGGAAGAGACCCTCTGATGGTGCGCTTACAACACGTACCTTCACTCCGTCCTTACGCAACAACTCAGCTCCAGCAACGCAGGTAGAAACCTCAGAACCACTTGCAACGAGGATAACATCAAACTGCTCGTCAGAGCCTGTTACGATGTATGCACCCTTACGAGTCTGCTGATAGTCTGTTCCCTCTGGTAGACTCTTCACATTCTGACGTGAGAAGATGAGTGCTGTTGGCGTATCCATGTTCTCCATAGCCATCTGCCAGCAAACGGTTGCAGCATCACTATCGGCAGGACGAAGCACACGAACAGAGTCTTGTCCAGCGTGGTTTTGCAACTTCTCCATCAATCGAATCTGTGCTTCTTGCTCTACTGGCTCGTGTGTAGGACCATCCTCACCAACGCGGAAAGCGTCATGACTCCATACAAACTTAACTGGAGTCTGCATGAGAGCAGCCATACGAATAGCCGGTTTCATATAGTCTGAGAACACGAAGAAGGTTCCCATAGCAGTGATGACACCACCATGAAGCATCATACCGATACACATACATGCCATTGCCAACTCGCTAACACCAGCCTGGAAGAAGGCTCCGCTGAAGTCATCACGTGTGAGTGCGTGTGTCTTGTTAAGGAATCCATCTGTCTTATCAGAGTTGCTGAGGTCGGCTGATGATACAATCATGTTAGGAACTTGCTCTGCGATAACACCGAGACAAGCTGCAGAACCATTACGTGTAGGAATGTCGCGCTTCTGTACAAGGCCACTCCAGTCAATCTTTGGAGCCTTGCCAGAGAACCACTCACGCATCTGTGCTGCCTTCTCAGGATTCTCTTTTCCCCATTGTGCTTCAGCTGCATGACGCTCAGCAACAATCTTTCTGAGTTCTGCTGCACGGTCATCATAAAGCTTCTGAACCTCTGGGAAAATCTTGAATGGGTCTTCTAAGTCACCACCAAGATTCTTTACTGTATTTCTATAGGCATCACCACCCAATGGTGCGCCATGTGTTTTAATGCTGTTTTCGTAGCTACTACCGTCAGCCTGCAATGCTCCTTTCGCCATAATAGTCCTACCGATGATAAGCGTAGGGCGGCTTTCTTCCTTGTTAGCAGCTACAAGTGCTTCACGGATAGCGTCTGGATTATTGCCATCAATCTCCAACACATTCCAACCCCAAGCACGATATTTCATGCCAGTATCTTCGTCCATAACCACTTCACACTCAGTAGAAAGCTGAATGTTATTAGCGTCATAGAACATAATAAGATTGTTGAGTCCTAAGTTTCCTGCCAATCGTCCTACCTCTGCACTAATACCTTCTTGGACACCACCGTCAGAGATAAAGGCATAAATCTTGTGTTGCATCATGGTATGACCAAGTCGTGCTTCAAGGAATTTCTCAGCAACTGCTGCACCGGCAGCGTAGGCATGGCCTTGTCCAAGTGGACCAGAAGAGTTCTCTATGCCATGTGCGATATCCCTCTCTGGATGACCTGGTGTGATTGAACCCCACTGACGGAATTGCTTTATATCGTCAATTGTGAACTTTCTCTGGAGTGTTAACGCTGCATAGAGCATTGGTGACATGTGACCTGGGTCGAGATAGAATCGGTCACGTCCTGCCCACTCAGGCTGATCTGGGTCAAAGACGAGAAATTCAGAGAAGAGAACGTTGATAAAGTCGGCACCGCCCATAGCGCCACCAGGGTGTCCTGATTTAGCTTTTTCAACCATTGACACTGCGAGAATTCTGATGTTATCCGCTGCTTGGTCCATCAAATGCTTGTCATTCATAAATAGATAGGATTTTTGAAATTATAATGCAAATATAAAGATAAATATGGAGACATCAAAATAATAAACTT carries:
- a CDS encoding transketolase family protein — translated: MNDKHLMDQAADNIRILAVSMVEKAKSGHPGGAMGGADFINVLFSEFLVFDPDQPEWAGRDRFYLDPGHMSPMLYAALTLQRKFTIDDIKQFRQWGSITPGHPERDIAHGIENSSGPLGQGHAYAAGAAVAEKFLEARLGHTMMQHKIYAFISDGGVQEGISAEVGRLAGNLGLNNLIMFYDANNIQLSTECEVVMDEDTGMKYRAWGWNVLEIDGNNPDAIREALVAANKEESRPTLIIGRTIMAKGALQADGSSYENSIKTHGAPLGGDAYRNTVKNLGGDLEDPFKIFPEVQKLYDDRAAELRKIVAERHAAEAQWGKENPEKAAQMREWFSGKAPKIDWSGLVQKRDIPTRNGSAACLGVIAEQVPNMIVSSADLSNSDKTDGFLNKTHALTRDDFSGAFFQAGVSELAMACMCIGMMLHGGVITAMGTFFVFSDYMKPAIRMAALMQTPVKFVWSHDAFRVGEDGPTHEPVEQEAQIRLMEKLQNHAGQDSVRVLRPADSDAATVCWQMAMENMDTPTALIFSRQNVKSLPEGTDYQQTRKGAYIVTGSDEQFDVILVASGSEVSTCVAGAELLRKDGVKVRVVSAPSEGLFRRQSKEYQEQILPREAKIFGLTAGLPVTIEGLVGANGKVFGLNSFGFSAPYTVLDEKLGFTPENVYKQVKAFLA
- the rpiB gene encoding ribose 5-phosphate isomerase B; translation: MEIKTVGVACDHAGYPLKQFVIQYLEEHKYAYKDFGCNSDLSCDYPDYAHPLAEAIESGEVYPGIAICGSGEGMAIALNKHQGVRAGLVWNKDVAELTRQHNDANVAVLPGRFIDNKTAEKILDAFFKASFEGGRHERRVKKIPVQQG